The genome window aaatattaaaataatatttttttatattttaaaaattattttttatattaataaatcaaaaaatatgaaaatacaaaaaaattaatttaaaataaaaaaaattaatttttttaaaatatttttgaaacacaaaaataaacaagtccaTTGgacattcaataatcttgtgcttgtatttttgtatattttgtaaCAATATTAGTTTGGAAAGACATATTATCCgtctagaataaaaaaacctaatattgtataatgatattgatgacTCTAAATGATATCAATAACAAATACTTTCTTGCAAAGAGATCGAACCCTCTATTGGCCTTTAAGTCAATTAATGGCTAAAGTACCCCCATTCAATAAATTCATGCTCCATATTTGGGCCCAATCCCATTCAATAAATTCATGCTCCATATTTGGGCCCAATCCcattcaataaattaatcataAGGCATGAGTTAAACTATGCCAACACAACATTTCTCTAATATTCACACCGCAACTCCTTTTTTGgccatgtttttaatatattttccaaaaaattaaaaaattatgagattataaaaaatatatttttgacatgaTTTGATTCGACTAATCTTCTGTTATTTCAtagttttgaatcattttgtttattattttcttgataacaaacttgtttaaaaaactttaatgtaaaataaaaaaaataaaaaaaaattaatttttttttaaaaacttttaaaacatgaaaacaaacatacctTTATCATCTGTTAATGTCATCTCAACATTAGAAAGTGTGGATGGCCATTAATGCattagatttttattctttagattttaaaattcaatcagAAAGGTATTGCTGTACTTTTTGtatagaaatatattgaaataatatattttttattttttaaaattaatttttaatattaatacatcaaaataattaaaaatcaccaaaaattattttaaaacaaataaaaatttaaattttttcataacatcttttaaacacaaataaacTGACACATCCTGTTAAAACTGGTATATAGGAATCGCAGCAACCTGAATTGAAGGGCGAacactagtaaaaaaaaatgaattacttAAATTTTCTGAGATAATTTggttaaaagtttttgaaaatggAAAATTCAGGTAATTCTCCGAAattattttggagaaaattgGTAAGGGTTCAAGAATTTTGGAAAATccaaattattctaaataaaaaaaaaaattcataaatatgcAAGTAATTTGTTGCCTGGttggaaaagaaataaattacaatgaaCCAAAAAGATACTCTAATTATTCCAGAAAACTcggaattttattattttcttaaaatataattagaaaaatataattcggAAAATCAGAAAATCCCCATCTCCTCAATCTTCTTCATATCAGCACCATTGAAGTTGGGGGCTGCACAAGAAAAATGACATACAGCCTGCTTGTtcacccttttctttctttattactCTAGTTGTTTTCTAACCACAAGGAAATGAGAAGGAAAGTTGGGGCAAAATTCTTACACAGGAGCTTTCTGCGAAACGTTTCGATTACAAGTTGTAAGTGCCAAGAAAAGGCATTAGTACTGAACCAATCCAGAGCTTACCATCCTTCTCCTCTACTTCACTAATAAACCTTAATGTTTTTCCGTCGCAGTCTTCTAAGACATCCAGAACTTTCCCTTCCTCGCTCAGCTTTATGGCAGTTGCATGTGCCTTTCCTCCTACTAACAGTGAGTGCAGTTGCTTGAAGCTGAGTGGAAATTTTAACAATGTTTTCCCAATCCATGAATTTGAAAGCACCACCTTCGCAAAAAGTCCCTTTTTAGAATGCAAAGCCACCCAGAACTCCCCTTTTGAATTTCTTCTGATATTGTCTGGGAATCCCGGAAGCTCGGTGAAAACATCAGACTTTCCAGCATTAGGGCCATGAAGCCAAAACCTTAAAATCCGACAAGTTGTGGTTTCAGCTACTAGCAGAAAGGTAGAGTCCTTGCTCAATGCAACACCATTGGCAAAAGCGAGGCCTCGTGCTAAGACTGTTACTTCTTTGCTTGATTTATCATATTTCAGTAACCTACCCGTCTTGTCTTTGGTCAGGagtgataaaataaattgtctgccaataaaaaaatataaacaaataaaaagaaagaatgaacAGACCGCGTatgtttttggagaaaaaaaaactcaggatACAAATAGAAGAATGAAATTTGTTATGCTTCTATCCCACCAAAAAACTTCTAAATGCAATAAGTAGGggtaattaaaatcaaaaggttAATCTGAATGCAACCACACCTCTCTGCAAATAAAGGCATAAAGGAAATAAATGGCCTGGTCTCCTGTTACCCTTCAATCTGGCATTCTTCTGACCTTTTTAAATAGCAAGTGGTATCTCCTCCTTTAAGATATCTTTAGAGGAAACTTCGACACTGTTAACTATGAAAATCCGCTTAGGTTCTCTACAATAGTCTTAAACTTCCATAGCTATGCAATAAGTTTGACATCTAAAATGCTCAAACTCATAGGCCATTTAAggcttcaattttaaaatatttgcattTCAACATGTATTATTCTCActgaattttcttttaactgGTATTAATGGCACAGGTTTCTCAAGTCTACAAATAGAATTCAAGGTTTAAGCCAAATATCCTGATAAATTCACCCCCACCGCCACAGGAGAAAACTATTAAATATCACAACATTCATGCCTTGAGAATAAAAGCAAATACATGCTCTTCTATGCTTAAAGTACCTTCTTTGGAAGACCATGCTCGTATCTGTGAAGTAAATCACATCTTCCTGCTCATCAATGTCCAAATCATTGGTGAAGCGCATGGGTTGGCCTTCTAATTCAGTGACAACTGGCGTGGCTAAACCTCCAGTTGGACCAACAACTTGAAGACCCAAGTAAGCATCAGCAATGTAGAGATTTCCAGTTTTCTTATCAAATCTTAGTCCTAATGGCCTTCCACAGACATGTTCCATTTCAGGAGCAAATGGGCGAACACACTCGTTCCTTGCAAATTGAGATTTGCGGTGAGTCAAAAAAATGTGAAACTTTATAATgtatgatagaaaaaataaataaaaaaatccagtgTGTATTCCTGATAGTGAGTCCTCTCGGTCTATGAAACAGAGGGAATTTACACTTTCCACACAATTGAATACCACCACTGTATCAAACCATTTGAAGTAGTCAACAAATCCAGCAACTACATTTCAAGCAGCCAGTTAACTAGACAAAGCTACCACCAATCCACTTCCTTGACAAGGGAAAGGCAGAAGGAAGTAACGAGCTCTATGCACTTAGATGGTTGAACAAACTGAAATCTAAACCAACAATTATCGGCATCAACTACTGTTTTCTAGAATCAAATACAGCCCCTTAAGCAATCCTACCCGTGGAACAATTTCGTTCAATTCAAAAACTCATTCATGTGATTTCTTTTTGCTTATGCATTCAAATTCGCTCTCAACTTGTGAAAAGCTGaatcttttatttgttgataaaaGCTACATGAAAAGAAATACAATCAGAGTCAATTGCAACGGATGCTCAGATATCCAATTAACAGTATTTGACAAGATGCGAtgtaataacaagaaaaaaggtGCTTACTGCAATCCCTATCAGCACAATCTAAGCAACAACTCTAGAACAAGAAAATTTCCAAATTTGATCTAAAACGACTTCAGCCcttcatgaaaatataaatttgcaAAAGCAATCATGCACACAGTCAaattttttcactaaaaatacTCTCTTTTCCATTCCTCCGCTGCTCAAAGAGGAAGATCTTTGCTGGCCAATCATGATTAAGGAGCACAATTTAACAccaaacaatcaaaacaaacacTAGTTTTGATAACTCAAGtaaaaataatccaataaaCAATAAAAGACACAAACTTTGCTTCATGGGCTGTTACCGATTAGAACTGGTGGTGGCAAAATCAGTCCAGCTTCCACTACCATCATCTCCTGCAATCCACTTGAGAACTCTACCGTCAGCAACACCAGTATAGGGTCCTTCCCCATTGGGATCAAAAACCAAGCTCTCTGGCCCTACAGCTCCGCTGACATGAAGGATCTTTGCAGAGTGAAGATGGTCATTAGATGTCGGGATGGTAGGTGGTCCAAGGAGTTTAGTTGGACTTGTTAGGAGAATTGAGACGATGGCCACTAACGTTGTTGTTGTTACAACTAACAATAGATTCTTGTTCATGgctttttggattttcttaggttccttgtcaaaaaaaaaaggctttttgTTAGGTTACCCTTTTTGTTAACACAGTACCATTGGAATTTGAGATGGTTATTgcgataaaaagagagagaggcttTCTCATCTCTCGTGCAGTGGTAAACTAGATAAGGTGTTCTGCGCTTATCATGGccgaatcaaatttaaaaaacaactcatacAATGATCGCATTTTcagaggagaaaaaaacaaagaatccgTGTTACAatgttgattaatttaataatataatttacaaaaaataatgataaaaaaaactaaaaaaaactattatgttaaaaaatttaatgcttGTTTAGTTGTTTATATTATGAAATGATATTCTTTATATGTTATTAAAGTTCTCAAcaatttttttgggttgtgaGATTGTGATACCTCACGCatagaaaaaaccaaataaaataaataaggtcaattatcaaacaaattaaatgataaaaggataaattaaaaaaataaaaataaaaataaaacaaaacctgaGTCAATCTGGGTTAATTCGACTATCTCATGACCTGGCATATAAGATCGGGATaatcttagaagaaaaaaaatcacgaaattCAAAGCTCAATAACCTAATGtcgaattataaaattaaaaaaaaaaacacctaaaaaaatatcaaaattaaatcgaGTTAATCTTCAAAACCCATAACTCGAGTTATGAGACCAGGATTAttctataaagaaaaacattaaaaactcacaaagaaaaatttttaatgatccaaaattatccaaaattaaaatacaaaacaatgaGGACAAAATCATTGTTGGCCATCAATATCCATTCTTGCTTTTAATCAAACTCTACTATAATAAATTCCTTTAACCATAGAGACATAACAATAACAGATATAGAAACAGTCTCGGAACTGGGCTGGAAGCTCTAAGCAAAAAGACTGACTGGGTCCagttttagggttttgaagCTGAGAAAAATGTCAAGGCACCTGTCGTAGAAGGCCAATCACTAAGTCATGGTTGGAGCTTGGGGCAAACCATGCCAGCCCAagcattttcttgttttaggtttacatcttcttttctatatttttctgcTGAGCCGAACCCAAATCACTCTTACCCTAATCAAGCTGCACCTTCAATTTAACTTGTCTAGATTATCGAGAAACTTAAtccaattctgaaaaaaaaaaggatcgaTGGTAAATGAATCAACCCTTTTATCTTGGACATTGCAGAAACTTTAGAAGGCATTTAAACATGGCTGTAAAATCCTGTTAGGTTGATTTGAAACCAGGTAATCgagattttaattggattttatataagttaaaactaaaattgcAATTAGCCCGGGTAACCCGGTATAACTCGAGTGAGACCCgacatctataattttttttcattatcaaaatgatgttgttttgtttAGAAACCCCGACCTCCCTTTCTTCATCCCCTattcttcctttcttcttccttttgttcTTGAGTCTTTtacatctataatttttttttgaaaaactcagTCCAATCCCCCACTCTCGCTCCCTCTGTTATTCATTTCATTTCGACATTACTGCATCAAAAGTTCATCGGTAATGTATTCTTTCCCACCGTTGCCAAATCTTATTACAATTGAAATTAACATGCTCTGGTATTTACCATAAGAAGTTCTTACAAAGATTACCATAGTGAACAGTGACATTGTTTTTTCCTATTTGCAAATATTTGAGTGGCGGGAACAAGCTCACAGGTTCACTTTCCCATACTCTCAAGGAAGAGTCTAGCAGTAGACAATTGCAGCTGAGGTTTGGTTATCGTCTTCAACGATTATAAATTTTGGTATGCTAGCCAAATTGTGTTCTTGAAACTACTTCTGGGTGTGTTGGtattctctttaatttcttgcaaaaaCATGTCTCCAACAAAACCCCTTTGGATACCATGTGACgaggaaaaaagtaaaaaacttgTCATCCTCGGCAAGTTGGATAGACTTTTATTTGCAAGTTGCCGTAGGTATACTTAATGATGCAAGCCATGATTAGAATTTATGCAAGAATCGTAGCTATCTGAAAGAACAATGCTAATATAATGTgtgatatttataaaattgaattttatgaattataaaatttggaATTGTAATCAATTAATTGCTTTGCCTCTTGGCTTGTAGCTTGCTTTGTTGCTTTTCGTCAAAATATGCCGAAATGCTTATCAATTCGTTACTTTTATTAACAtgttgttattctttttttttttttgttaaactttttaataaagTGGATTAGTGGAAGAAATTATAGTAACTTTATTTGTTTAGGTATTTAATGTGTAGTCCCCcgcaaaatttttttatcattgattgaaaattaagatttgagttttttatttttatttttaaaacttaattttcaatttattttcatctaagaacacaaaaaacataTCCTAAAAACTACcataacttaattttcaatcttaAAACACATTACTTTAAAAACTTAGAATTAAACCAAATCAAAGCACACATTTTAAACTTCAATCTAGTTTTTCTAGCATTAATTAAGGCTCAAATTATCTTCATTAAACTCCCTTTTTCAATACAAATCCAATCATATTAAGATTGACATTAGTTGTGAcatatgaaaattataaacaatagaCATGGCATCACTATATATGAATGTGGGCTGGGACCATTAGTTTATACTCGATAGCTCATGGCATAAACAGCAAAACAGGTCCATAAAAATTTGAAGTTCCTCGGAGGCCTTTTCATACATAAATACCAAATcgaacttccttttcttttttttgcgcTGGCTTTGGCCAGTTTTTTTGGTCTAAGGGGTAATTAAATGAAATGGCCCCAAACTGCCTAATGTCTGATCTAAAACCAAGTGCTAAATGCATGGTTGTTTTATGAAagggagggaaaaaaattaagacctATGGTCCACCCATTGCTTGACCATAAAGAAAAGAGTGATATTAAGAGAGCCTAAAGCAAGCAAATCGAATTTTTTCTCCAAGCAATATTACCAAATATAATATGATCACTTTAGCTCCATCAATGTCAAAGTATTCATTTTCTTGGAGAACTTAAGCTTGAAAACTCCTTCAAGCTTCTCACTATTGAGTCCAAAAGTTCATATATAAACGTCTTGATTGGTTGCTCTTGTTGAGTTAAACTTTCtcgtgaaagaaaaaaattaatcatttttatcatctGGATTGCAAGGTTGATGTTCTTAGCTTCTAATTAAGCTTGATTGATTCAGCTCATATTATCAGAAAAATCCAGGATGAATATTGAGTACCAAGTCCAAACCCAAGCCCAAGAACAAGTTCAAACTAAAGGATACATCATGCTTTTTAGGGTTTGTCCACACTCCACTCAAACACAAATTATTGCCCTAGAATTCCATGTCccttttcccaaaaaaaaaaccttgtccATGTAGAAAATAATCGAGCTTGAAATCCGATTggttcttcatttttatttgccATGACTTTATTAAGCGTAATTAGGCTCTAATTAAGTAATCTGCCGAGATACTTTCTACTTTCTGAAGTTGCATTATTTGCTTTATATCTTTTCATCATCCAGTGTTGAATATTGCTTGTAAAGAAGCTTTTGTACTTAATATTCTTTCAAGGCACTTTCTAATAATCCATTCATGTGGCATCCAAAGCAAGAAATGATTTTGAGAAAGATTTTGGATGCCCCCAACAAGATATCCTAAGGACATTTACAAATGTCCCAATATGGCGTCTTAGGGGCACCGTTTTGCATTGGAATGGGTTAAGCAATGCATAATTCTACCCTAAAAATCACACGCAACGAAGCTTTTGTGTATAAAAAATGTTTGTGATTTGatgtattatttattatgataagTTTAATCATAATATATTGTTGTAATGATTTTAATGAGTGTGTTTCTGAgcgtgattgttttttaaaatgtttttcactcggaaatatattaaaataatattttttttattttttaaaaattatttttaatatcagcgcatcaaaatgatctaagaacataaaaaaaatattaattttaagcaaagaaaaaaatataaaaaatttaaaatttttacaaaaacacttttaaaacgcaaaaacaaaatcctatccctaaaaaataattccatGGTTAGTTTTTGTGTAAAGATTGCATTTAAGtgcgttttaaaaatgtatttgatttaaaaatagtttttttatatatttttatatgatgttaatgtattaatattaaaaataaaaaactatttattttaatatatttttaaataaaaaatatttttaaaatgtaccatatacaataatatcaaacactataAAGATGCCTTACAACTCCCATGATTGACTTGCAGATCCTAAAGTGAAGCCTTATcatggtataaaaataaaatcctgcAAAATTCAGGCTGGCAAAAAGATCTACGTATCCATTTAATTTCTAGAAAtctacctgttttttttttaatgaaaaaaaataaaacaatcgcATGTATAATTGGGCAGCTAGATAGGGTGGATCATCACCATGTTTATTTAACCGtgcatgttattattttttaaagcaaagatggatataattaaaaacaattaaatcttcACATccacactaaaaaatattattataaacgAACATGCTCAATCTTGGACGTCTGACTCTGGATCATTTCTTTGTGATTTTAATGGCGAACACGCTGAAAACCAATCATCGAAAAGTTTAACTAATGATATAATTAAGTGGTTTATTTATCTCTATtctatttttatactttttaatttgaggataatattttttttattagtgtgggtgtccgggccagcttacacgCACCTCAATTAATCCCACGGACCTTGAatttaacgactatgtaagcctccagtggctatcgTATTTTAAGATGGTGGGAGAaggtaagtttatttttttgtgttagtattattttttctaaatttaaaaataataacatgtgttaagaaaataattaagataaatattttttaattgttttataatcaataaaaataaatgaatgaattgaATAACTCAAGATaaccataaaattattttaatcatctaattaaagaaaatgatcaaacattttgtacatatatattttttatttttcacatgtCTTGTTGCACGACTatataaattttacatgagccgaatgtaattcatatattaaataatattattttttatattttaattttttataaaataaaagaaaatttttcttatataattgaatgaaaatgTCGCTTAATAATCGAACATAAagaataattttgataataaactTCGACCTAAGCGTATCttaattgttgaaaaataataattggggGGAAATAAAATGTGCTCTTTAATTAGTAAAACtatgagttttttaaaacaCCGATTAGCCAAGAAAtccagaaaaataataaaaaataccagattaagagaaaaaaaactaaaaaaacaagttaaaaatcagaaaattcACAATGTTCGTGGATGAAAAAGACATAGGTGTAAACTTATTTAATGGTTTCAAGAAACTAaaaccattaaataaaataggtgTAAACTTTAGCCCGACATAGGTGTAatggaatttttaaaatgttcgTGGATGAAAAGGACATGCACAACGTTTCTTGTGGGAAGAATTAAGCCTAGTTTAATGATAAGGGGACCATGAAACCCTATACTAtagaaatttatgttttttactcttagaattttgattttcttaattgtACCCTTCGAGTTTATTTTATGGGAAATACATATTTTGCACCCAAATATGTTTCTTTCGTTTCCCCtctattattttatgttaataaaaccTTAAATTATTAGCTGCATTAATGTGTTCTGTcaaactatattattattattattattattattattattataaaagaaaacacaCAATCATGAGGTCAAAGCAcatgtttttatatgtatatatcgGTCTTCTTCTTTCCCTGAAATTtgctcaacttttttttttcttttcttcgttgcttacctattttcttcttctgggAAAAGAAGACTACAAGGCATGGACGCCATAGCCCCACGGTAGCCTTTTGCATGttctttagaaaagaaaagtcgACCCACAATGCCCGGCAAGAATCATGATTCCTGAAAGCTCCCAGTTTATAAAGGATCTTTTGTTTGGAATGGCAAAACCTTTATTGGGATGCGAGACTGGGACCATCCACCTTTAGAAACAGTTAATAACTACAATTTGTTGAAGATGTTTGCTTGACTTGTGCTTTGGACACTGTCTATGGATCCGCCATGTCCATCTGCCTCATGCAAGTTGTTCACTTTTCACGAGGGTTAACGCTACATTTGATCCCTCTattctcaattttgttttagtttgctccctttttgtttttccccCCTTCCTAACCCCATCTTCTTGCTCTCTGTTTTATAAATGTTAAATCCAGCATTTAACTATTATAATAGATGATATCAAGTGACATTCATGTTTTAAAACCTAGATCACCCAACAAGTTGGTCTAAATTCAACCGacttgaaacttgaaaaaatagataaaaatctCTATGACCTGATAAGAAACTCAGGTAAATCTAGTGACCTGATCGAACTATCCtgacaaaaaaattttatgttgataatttttttatgttgatatcaataacaataaaggtaatttaaaaacaaaaagaagaagaagaagaagggaggattacaataagataaaaaggaacaaagaaacaagaggaccagacaaaaaaaaaagtgaaagaaagaGGACTGGATACACCAATACCATTAACCACTTTTCATATTACATGGCACTGACCTATTAGAGAAGATATCATTCATGTGGAATCCTAAGCTTTATCAGATGCAAATTGCCCAATTGctagaataataaattaaattgtcaaaaaaaaaaaggaaaattgtaGGAGAATATTTGCAACTGCATTGGAATatggagaaatattttttaatggatattAGATCTTTCCTCTAGTTCCTGACttcctaaaattaaaaactagtgAGCTATTTTGGAAATTATCACTTAATTATCTTGTTGGGATATATAAATTGAAGTGGTCAGAGAAGTTGAAATAAAAGgtctactaaaaaaacaaaactgttttttaatggaattttataattcattaaGAATTGAATGACACGgttggtcgttaatttcagaactcgtgagattagttgaggtgcatgCAAATTGGTCCGGACacccataataataataataaaaaaaagaattgaatgaaCATGTATAAATGTAATTACTAATTAGGGTAATATACAAAGGATAATTTGTAAACTTTTTTCTCATAATAGTATGTGTTGTCTGTGACTCTGTGCACGTTTGCAACAATGGTGGAATTAGGGCCTTGTTTAACTTAATCCGTTTTAGTGTCCCAATGGCTTGCTGGGTTTGTCTGCGTATAAGCTAACAACTAGAGCTAGGTTGCTctataaagtataaattaattgtagCCTTTCTTACTACTACTTGATTTGCATGTAAATTAATCCCAAAAGGGATCTTTGTGAATACAATTATCTCTTGAGATTGCCTCCTTTGTCCCAATCACTGTAGTGTTGTATCTAGCGTAATTAACCTAAGTTTAGCATGTAAAGACTCAAGAgcatggagagagagagagagaatgctTGAATGgatttttcaaattaagttaatatttttgcCATTTGttaattcttcaaaacaaaatcaaaacatgcATCGACCTGAATTTaatttcttagtgtaattacaTTGTTAATTTTTCCAACACATCAAGCAATCAAATTCTCATCCTATATATCCCTGATACTTGTTCCAACATTCGGTTGATTCTTTCCCCTCGGATATGGAAATCGAAGTGTGAAGAACTAAAGAAGTAAATCAAAGTATATTAGGCTTAATTTCTTCTCAAAATACATGTACAGCACGGCTTGCTTCGAAGAAAGGCAAGCATAACACGTAATGCTTGCGCTAAATagatatcaaataattaatattgacTTTGATAAAACGCCCATCACCATATCTACTCATGTGCTCAAGAAGATCCAAGAAAATCTATTTTATCATCCCATTGAAGGTTGACCTTTCCATGATTTGTTTGGGAGaaaagatgataatgatttgtaattaattactattttgtttGGTTAGGAATTATTAATACATATGGCATCATTTGGTTCATCTAAACAAGCCAATGGTTttgtaattaatgttttttgttggTTCTTTTTCCATGAATAACATCATTTGCAGAAGAATACAGAGATAAACAAGATGTGAGAGAATTTTTCTAACCTTGCGTTCCTCTCATGGATCAAGCAATTGAATGATCcacctaattaaattaaatttcgagagaaaaattataattttgttttataattgaaGTTACTTGTACTATTGGCAtccatatatataaacaaagacTAACATTTTGGTGCACAGTTTTGATGAAAGCAACAAACCAATGTCTCTCAGTCAATCGGCTTAATCCAGTCTTGTTTGTCtagtgaattttttaattttaattagaaaagtaGTTCTTCAGCTAATGATTCCCGAGGTCCCTGTTGGTTCTTACAATGGTTTAATTAAGCTTTTCTGCTTCAAATATCCATCTGTg of Populus trichocarpa isolate Nisqually-1 chromosome 16, P.trichocarpa_v4.1, whole genome shotgun sequence contains these proteins:
- the LOC7464107 gene encoding protein STRICTOSIDINE SYNTHASE-LIKE 10; the encoded protein is MNKNLLLVVTTTTLVAIVSILLTSPTKLLGPPTIPTSNDHLHSAKILHVSGAVGPESLVFDPNGEGPYTGVADGRVLKWIAGDDGSGSWTDFATTSSNRNECVRPFAPEMEHVCGRPLGLRFDKKTGNLYIADAYLGLQVVGPTGGLATPVVTELEGQPMRFTNDLDIDEQEDVIYFTDTSMVFQRRQFILSLLTKDKTGRLLKYDKSSKEVTVLARGLAFANGVALSKDSTFLLVAETTTCRILRFWLHGPNAGKSDVFTELPGFPDNIRRNSKGEFWVALHSKKGLFAKVVLSNSWIGKTLLKFPLSFKQLHSLLVGGKAHATAIKLSEEGKVLDVLEDCDGKTLRFISEVEEKDGKLWIGSVLMPFLGTYNL